Proteins encoded in a region of the Halostella limicola genome:
- a CDS encoding DUF354 domain-containing protein translates to MSNTSETTTWIDLVSPSHPFFFRALADEFPEMRLQTTVREKTETVALAAEAGFKYRVVGRDFDNPRLRKFGIPLRTGQLALSAPQADVSFSSRNAMCILASKARGIPSIHFTDNDITAHVDGLSFEKLYNRLEAMATHNVVPAAFETNELVKRGADPESVHTYDGYKEDIYIADFESDPAFTDQFPFEEYIVVRPEALDAAYVDTEESLVPELLEGAVERDLSVVYLPRGRGDERYAAPYDDTEVYTPDEALNGLQLAWHSRCMLTGSGTMAREAACMEKPAVSFFPNTLLSVDRELEADGRIFHSRDPTAIFDYIDSLSNQDISPDLTRSRTVRQEVAEIVTEIINEEHHP, encoded by the coding sequence ATGTCTAATACAAGTGAAACAACAACGTGGATCGACCTGGTAAGTCCCTCTCATCCGTTCTTCTTCCGCGCATTAGCTGATGAATTCCCGGAGATGCGACTCCAAACGACTGTCCGGGAGAAAACGGAGACAGTTGCCCTCGCGGCCGAGGCCGGATTTAAGTATCGTGTGGTTGGCAGAGACTTCGATAACCCTCGTCTTCGGAAGTTCGGTATCCCGCTTCGCACTGGGCAACTCGCGCTGTCCGCCCCCCAAGCAGACGTGTCCTTCTCGTCCCGAAATGCGATGTGTATCCTCGCATCCAAGGCAAGGGGAATTCCATCGATACACTTCACAGACAATGACATCACCGCGCATGTCGATGGACTCTCCTTCGAGAAACTCTACAACCGGCTTGAAGCGATGGCGACGCACAACGTCGTCCCGGCAGCCTTCGAGACGAACGAGCTCGTCAAACGCGGTGCGGATCCCGAGAGTGTGCACACCTACGACGGCTACAAGGAAGATATCTACATTGCTGATTTTGAGTCTGATCCGGCGTTTACCGATCAGTTCCCCTTCGAGGAGTATATCGTCGTCCGGCCGGAAGCACTCGACGCTGCCTATGTTGATACTGAGGAGTCACTCGTTCCCGAGTTGCTTGAGGGTGCTGTCGAACGGGATTTGAGTGTCGTTTATCTTCCCCGCGGCCGGGGGGACGAGCGATATGCAGCTCCCTATGACGACACGGAGGTCTACACACCGGATGAAGCACTCAACGGGCTCCAGCTGGCTTGGCACTCGAGATGTATGCTCACTGGGTCCGGCACGATGGCGCGGGAAGCAGCCTGTATGGAGAAACCAGCCGTGTCCTTCTTCCCGAACACGCTACTCTCGGTGGACCGCGAACTCGAAGCTGACGGGCGGATCTTCCATTCACGCGATCCAACTGCGATTTTCGATTATATCGATTCACTCTCAAACCAAGATATTTCACCGGATCTAACGCGATCGAGGACTGTCCGTCAAGAAGTCGCTGAGATTGTCACGGAGATTATCAATGAAGAACACCATCCCTGA
- a CDS encoding glycosyltransferase family 2 protein — translation MSHESVTGPETQAPRKPETTYAVAIVPGNPDAVFQTACGALREGFTVYVASDGLDPEVHHLLEQVDVRVVDGLEHRLQTDTREVLTDTAKADDVDGLVLCHADETVDFAACRRSLAASSSFAISASDESTSSGRLVGIPAYNEAVGIGSTIIAAQQFADEVVVVDDGSSDDTVAIARDTGATVLEHEENKGKGRALQTFFEYARSSNHESFVVLDGDGQHLPEDIPAVVDPVETEDADVVIGSRYLEGTGADETPFYRRLGQKTLDYLTVGSSGTKLSDTQSGFRAFSPDAVDRLSIQTDGMGVESEMIGNAMDHDLTIDEVAIDVRYEGVDGQTYNPLQHGLRVATFLLQLIRDRHPLAFFGVPGFLCTAAGVTLGVNVILLYNSAGTFAIGRTLGGIFLMIVGVLGVFCGLVLNRMSNMITELKEVSR, via the coding sequence ATGTCACACGAGTCAGTAACGGGTCCGGAGACGCAAGCCCCCAGAAAACCCGAGACGACGTACGCGGTCGCGATCGTCCCAGGTAACCCCGATGCGGTGTTCCAGACTGCTTGCGGTGCACTCCGCGAAGGGTTTACTGTGTACGTCGCTTCAGATGGCCTTGATCCCGAAGTACACCACCTACTCGAGCAGGTGGATGTCCGTGTCGTCGATGGGCTGGAACACCGTCTCCAGACGGATACCAGAGAAGTACTGACGGACACAGCCAAGGCGGACGATGTCGACGGACTCGTGCTCTGTCACGCCGATGAGACCGTCGACTTCGCTGCGTGTCGGCGCTCGCTCGCCGCGTCGTCGTCGTTCGCTATCTCCGCGTCCGACGAGTCCACGTCGTCCGGTCGATTGGTCGGGATCCCCGCCTACAACGAAGCGGTCGGGATCGGGAGTACGATCATCGCTGCACAGCAGTTCGCTGACGAGGTCGTCGTCGTCGACGACGGCAGCTCGGACGACACTGTTGCAATCGCTCGTGATACGGGGGCGACGGTGCTCGAACACGAGGAGAATAAAGGGAAGGGGCGCGCCCTCCAGACGTTCTTCGAGTATGCCCGCTCGTCGAACCACGAGTCGTTCGTCGTGCTTGATGGCGATGGCCAACACCTGCCAGAGGACATTCCGGCCGTCGTTGATCCGGTCGAAACGGAGGATGCGGACGTCGTCATCGGCAGTCGCTATCTCGAGGGAACCGGCGCCGACGAAACGCCGTTCTATCGTCGACTCGGCCAGAAGACGCTCGACTATCTGACCGTCGGCTCGAGCGGAACGAAGCTCTCCGATACCCAGAGCGGGTTTCGGGCGTTTTCGCCGGACGCGGTTGATCGGCTGTCGATCCAGACGGACGGGATGGGCGTCGAAAGCGAGATGATCGGGAACGCGATGGACCACGATCTGACGATTGACGAGGTCGCCATCGACGTCCGGTACGAAGGCGTCGACGGCCAGACGTACAATCCACTGCAGCACGGGCTGCGCGTCGCAACGTTCCTCCTGCAACTCATCCGGGATCGCCATCCATTGGCGTTCTTCGGTGTGCCGGGCTTCCTCTGTACCGCCGCGGGTGTGACGCTCGGTGTGAACGTGATCCTCCTCTACAACAGCGCCGGTACCTTCGCGATCGGCCGCACGCTCGGAGGCATCTTCCTGATGATCGTGGGAGTGCTCGGCGTGTTCTGTGGGCTCGTCCTGAATCGGATGTCGAACATGATTACCGAACTGAAGGAGGTGTCGCGATGA
- the wecB gene encoding non-hydrolyzing UDP-N-acetylglucosamine 2-epimerase: MTADVDVTIVLGTRPEIIKLAPVIRACEQYDVAYSVIHTGQHYSDSLDTVFFDQLELPEPDHHLGVGSDTHANQTAAMMVGIEELLLAEDPEVVLVQGDTNSVLAGAIATSKLDIELGHIEAGLRSFDRSMPEETNRIVTDHVGDYLFAPTEQSREYLLDEGVDDERIYVTGNTVVDAVEQNRALAEQKSDILNTLGVERREFALMTAHRAENVDDKDRFKELLDGVGQVAEELSIDLLYPIHPRARSKLNEFDLDVHARIRLIEPQDYLDFLTLESAASLILTDSGGVQEEACILGVPCVTLRENTERPETIEAGANRLVGTDPSRIVDGAVTAVTDAGDWQNPFGDGTAGERILDALPITMRSEVLQ, from the coding sequence ATGACGGCCGATGTCGATGTGACGATCGTGCTGGGGACGCGCCCCGAGATCATCAAGCTCGCGCCCGTCATCCGCGCCTGTGAACAGTACGACGTGGCGTACTCGGTAATCCACACGGGTCAGCACTACTCCGACTCGCTCGATACCGTCTTCTTCGACCAGCTCGAACTCCCGGAGCCTGACCACCACCTCGGCGTCGGATCGGACACGCATGCGAACCAGACGGCCGCAATGATGGTCGGGATCGAGGAGCTCCTGCTTGCGGAAGACCCGGAGGTCGTGCTGGTGCAGGGCGATACGAACTCCGTGCTCGCGGGCGCCATCGCGACGAGCAAACTGGATATCGAGCTCGGCCACATCGAAGCCGGGCTCCGGAGTTTCGACCGATCGATGCCTGAAGAGACGAATCGGATCGTTACGGACCACGTCGGCGACTACTTGTTCGCGCCGACCGAGCAGTCACGCGAGTACCTGCTGGATGAAGGCGTCGACGACGAGCGTATCTACGTCACCGGCAACACCGTCGTCGATGCGGTTGAACAGAACCGGGCGCTCGCCGAACAGAAGAGTGATATACTCAACACTCTGGGAGTCGAACGACGTGAGTTCGCCCTGATGACTGCCCACCGCGCGGAGAACGTTGACGACAAAGACCGATTCAAGGAGCTACTCGATGGTGTCGGGCAGGTGGCGGAAGAGTTGTCAATCGACCTCCTCTATCCGATTCACCCCCGTGCGCGGAGCAAGCTCAATGAGTTCGACCTTGATGTTCATGCTCGTATCCGGCTTATCGAGCCGCAGGACTATTTGGATTTCCTGACGCTCGAGAGTGCAGCTTCGCTCATCCTGACTGACTCCGGCGGCGTTCAGGAGGAAGCTTGTATTCTGGGTGTCCCCTGTGTGACGCTGCGGGAGAACACGGAACGTCCGGAGACGATCGAGGCAGGTGCGAACCGCCTCGTCGGAACGGACCCAAGCCGGATCGTTGATGGGGCCGTCACAGCCGTCACCGACGCTGGTGACTGGCAGAACCCCTTCGGTGACGGCACTGCTGGCGAACGGATTCTGGACGCGCTACCGATTACGATGCGATCAGAGGTGCTACAATGA
- the glmS gene encoding glutamine--fructose-6-phosphate transaminase (isomerizing) — translation MCGIIGYHGDQDALPIIQTGLQNLEYRGYDSAGVALHNGDISIEKCSGEVDELVQACPPSSEATCGIGHTRWSTHGLPTDANAHPHTDCTREVAVVHNGIIENYDALKADLADHEFTSETDTEVIPHLLEERLAAGDDPVDALTAVTDRLEGSYAVCATVEGYDGVYAARDDSPLVLGHGDDGTYLASDVTAFLEYTDQVTYLEDGDVAVIRDAVTLYRDGDRVDPPTETIEWEADAAEKSGYDHYMLKEIHEQPDALRQTIAGRIDQQAGTVDLDLDLPQEYLQSIEEIQIVACGTSNYAGEYAARLLGEFADVRTSVSIASEYAFDSGSDPWRTLTIAVTQSGETADTLSALRAANQAGARTLAVTNTLGSTVTREADDSVFIRAGPEIGVAATKTFASQVATLALVAVHIGRQRGTLTADQASTVLGNLQQLPGAVQQVLDDEAAVQSVAEEYADHDAFFFVGRQLGYPVALEGALKLKEISYDHAEGFASGELKHGPLALVTERTPVLATLTAGTEPEDTLNNVKEAQARGAPVIGASSMPDDEKYLDARFTVPDVGRVAPLVANVYWQLFAYHVAALKDRPIDKPRNLAKSVTVE, via the coding sequence ATGTGTGGTATTATCGGCTATCACGGCGACCAAGACGCATTGCCTATCATCCAGACCGGCCTCCAGAACCTCGAGTACCGCGGCTACGACTCCGCAGGCGTCGCCCTCCACAACGGCGACATATCGATCGAGAAGTGCAGCGGCGAGGTGGACGAACTCGTCCAGGCCTGCCCGCCCAGCAGCGAGGCGACCTGCGGCATCGGCCACACGCGCTGGTCGACGCATGGCCTGCCGACGGACGCGAACGCCCACCCGCATACGGACTGCACCCGGGAAGTTGCCGTCGTCCACAACGGTATCATCGAGAACTACGACGCGCTCAAGGCCGACCTCGCCGACCACGAGTTCACGAGCGAGACGGACACGGAGGTCATCCCCCACCTCCTCGAGGAGCGGCTGGCGGCCGGCGACGACCCCGTCGACGCCCTCACCGCCGTCACGGACCGCCTCGAGGGCAGCTACGCGGTCTGTGCGACAGTCGAGGGCTACGACGGCGTGTACGCCGCCCGCGACGACAGCCCGCTCGTGCTCGGCCACGGCGACGATGGGACGTACCTCGCGAGCGACGTGACGGCGTTTCTCGAGTACACGGACCAGGTGACCTACCTGGAAGACGGCGACGTCGCGGTCATTCGCGACGCCGTCACGCTGTATCGCGACGGCGACCGTGTGGACCCGCCGACGGAGACGATCGAGTGGGAGGCCGACGCCGCCGAGAAGAGCGGCTACGACCACTACATGCTCAAGGAGATCCACGAGCAACCCGACGCCTTGCGCCAGACGATCGCCGGCCGTATCGACCAACAGGCCGGCACAGTGGATCTGGACCTGGACCTCCCCCAGGAGTACCTGCAGTCAATTGAAGAGATCCAGATCGTCGCCTGCGGCACCTCCAACTACGCCGGTGAGTACGCGGCGCGACTCCTCGGAGAGTTCGCGGACGTCCGCACGTCGGTGTCGATCGCCAGCGAGTACGCGTTCGACAGCGGCAGCGACCCGTGGCGCACCCTCACCATCGCCGTCACGCAGAGCGGCGAGACGGCCGACACGCTGTCGGCGCTCCGGGCGGCCAATCAGGCGGGCGCCAGAACGCTCGCGGTGACGAATACGCTTGGCAGCACCGTCACACGGGAAGCCGACGACAGCGTGTTCATCCGCGCCGGCCCAGAGATCGGCGTCGCCGCGACGAAGACGTTCGCCTCCCAGGTCGCGACGCTGGCGCTGGTCGCGGTCCACATCGGCCGCCAGCGCGGGACGCTCACGGCGGACCAGGCGTCGACGGTGCTGGGCAACCTCCAGCAGCTCCCGGGCGCCGTCCAGCAGGTGCTCGACGACGAGGCTGCCGTCCAGTCGGTCGCAGAAGAATACGCCGACCATGACGCGTTCTTCTTCGTCGGGCGCCAGCTCGGCTACCCCGTCGCGCTCGAGGGCGCACTCAAACTCAAGGAGATCTCCTACGACCACGCCGAGGGCTTCGCGTCGGGCGAGCTCAAACACGGCCCGCTCGCGCTCGTCACGGAGCGCACGCCGGTGCTCGCGACGCTGACAGCCGGGACCGAGCCCGAGGACACGCTCAACAACGTGAAGGAGGCTCAGGCCCGCGGTGCGCCCGTCATCGGCGCGTCGTCCATGCCCGACGACGAGAAATACCTCGACGCGCGTTTCACTGTCCCCGACGTGGGCCGGGTCGCGCCGCTCGTCGCGAACGTCTACTGGCAGCTGTTCGCCTACCACGTCGCCGCACTCAAGGACCGGCCGATCGACAAGCCGCGAAACCTCGCGAAAAGCGTCACCGTCGAGTAA
- the glmU gene encoding bifunctional sugar-1-phosphate nucleotidylyltransferase/acetyltransferase, whose translation MKAVILAAGEGRRLRPLTNRRPKPMLPVANTPILESVVEAVAAAGIDEIVLVVGYQRARIQNHFGDGDDWGVDITYAIQERQLGTGHAVAQAAPYVDDDFLVLNGDRIIDANLVERVRTTNTDADAVVTATRVDTPREYGVVTTDAERLVDIQEKPTHQPTSELINAGVYRLPPAIIDVIDHTDPTPEGEIGLPRAVTNLADHTRVDVLRHQGTWTDVSQLWDLLRVNAHLLDDTTNATAGRIDPSAAVADAVTVGTDTVVGPNTTLRPGTALGPNVTVGANAVVANAIVLQDAVIEDGAVVRDCIVGENATVGAGSTVSGGQTTLTVDGTVHEDVTLGGVVGDNTTLGSTVVLEPGTVIGDDVTVGDGAVVGDRIASNAVVRTG comes from the coding sequence GTGAAAGCGGTCATCCTCGCGGCGGGCGAGGGCCGCCGGCTGCGGCCGCTGACGAACCGGCGACCGAAGCCGATGCTGCCGGTCGCCAACACTCCGATCCTCGAGTCCGTCGTCGAGGCGGTCGCGGCGGCCGGCATCGACGAGATCGTCCTCGTCGTCGGCTACCAGCGCGCGCGCATCCAGAATCACTTCGGCGACGGCGATGACTGGGGCGTCGACATCACGTACGCCATCCAGGAGCGCCAACTCGGCACGGGCCACGCCGTCGCGCAGGCCGCCCCCTACGTCGACGACGACTTTCTCGTGCTCAATGGCGACCGCATCATCGACGCTAACCTCGTCGAGCGCGTCCGAACGACCAACACGGATGCCGACGCGGTCGTGACGGCGACGCGCGTCGACACACCCAGGGAGTACGGCGTCGTCACGACCGACGCCGAACGGCTGGTCGACATCCAGGAGAAACCGACCCACCAACCAACGTCGGAACTCATCAACGCGGGCGTCTACCGGCTCCCTCCGGCGATCATCGACGTGATCGACCACACCGACCCCACCCCGGAAGGCGAGATCGGACTCCCGCGGGCCGTCACGAACCTCGCCGACCACACACGCGTCGACGTCCTCCGCCACCAAGGAACGTGGACGGACGTCTCCCAGCTGTGGGACCTCCTCCGGGTCAACGCCCACCTCCTCGACGACACCACCAACGCCACGGCGGGCCGCATCGATCCATCGGCGGCCGTCGCGGACGCCGTCACGGTCGGCACCGACACGGTCGTCGGCCCGAACACGACGCTCCGCCCGGGCACGGCGCTTGGCCCGAACGTAACTGTCGGCGCGAACGCGGTCGTGGCGAACGCGATCGTCCTCCAGGACGCCGTCATCGAGGACGGCGCCGTCGTTCGCGACTGCATCGTCGGCGAGAACGCGACGGTCGGCGCCGGCAGCACCGTCAGCGGCGGCCAGACGACGCTGACTGTCGACGGCACCGTCCATGAAGACGTCACGCTTGGCGGCGTCGTCGGCGACAACACGACGCTCGGCAGCACGGTCGTCCTCGAACCAGGAACAGTGATCGGCGACGACGTCACGGTCGGCGACGGCGCCGTCGTCGGGGATCGCATCGCATCGAACGCAGTCGTGCGGACGGGATAA
- a CDS encoding nucleotide sugar dehydrogenase, whose amino-acid sequence MSTICVHGLGYIGLPTAAMFANYDHDVIGYDADSEVIDQLNDGEVHFDEPGLRAFVTQALESGNLTVSDEVVPAKYHIIAVPTPFDDDTKEADLAYVKTAGEAIVPHLRTGDTVILESTVPPGTTVDVLQPVLEESGLNAGNDFALVHCPETVLPGNIITELRENNRIIGGVNGVSTQAAVRLYESFVEGEIRTTANATTAEFVKLIQNTFRDTNIALANEIAILADDYGIDSREAIDLANQHPRVDIHQPGPGVGGHCLPIDPWFLGQNSDKLDLIEVARQVNDGMSEYVIEILQDELGSVAGKKIAILGVAYKGNVGDTRMSPGLKLARDLQAVESTEADAAIVDGGSSVDIALHDPHVTDSTLDLTDLDDAVSDADAVVITTDHDEFEQLDPRQIGDLMNWDLVVDTKAILPEARWQSADMTLRRI is encoded by the coding sequence ATGAGTACGATCTGTGTCCATGGACTAGGCTATATCGGCCTGCCGACCGCTGCAATGTTCGCTAATTACGACCACGACGTCATCGGTTACGACGCTGATTCCGAGGTTATAGACCAGCTCAATGACGGTGAAGTCCACTTCGACGAACCTGGTCTGCGAGCGTTCGTGACGCAAGCGCTCGAATCCGGGAATCTTACCGTCAGTGACGAAGTCGTCCCTGCGAAGTACCACATTATCGCTGTGCCGACGCCGTTCGATGACGACACCAAGGAAGCCGACCTGGCGTACGTGAAGACTGCAGGTGAGGCGATCGTACCGCACTTGCGGACGGGCGACACGGTAATTCTGGAGTCGACCGTGCCGCCAGGGACGACTGTCGACGTGTTACAGCCGGTCCTCGAGGAAAGCGGCCTCAATGCGGGCAACGACTTTGCGCTCGTTCACTGCCCCGAGACGGTACTCCCGGGGAACATCATCACCGAACTGCGGGAGAACAATCGTATCATCGGCGGCGTCAACGGCGTCTCAACGCAGGCAGCCGTCCGACTGTACGAGTCGTTCGTCGAAGGCGAGATTCGGACGACGGCAAACGCGACGACCGCCGAGTTCGTCAAACTGATCCAGAACACGTTCCGCGATACGAACATTGCCCTCGCGAACGAGATCGCGATTCTGGCGGACGACTACGGGATCGACTCGCGGGAAGCGATCGACCTGGCGAATCAGCACCCTCGTGTCGATATCCACCAACCCGGGCCGGGGGTTGGCGGCCATTGTCTCCCTATCGATCCCTGGTTCCTCGGCCAGAACTCCGACAAACTGGATCTGATTGAGGTTGCCCGGCAGGTGAACGATGGAATGTCTGAGTACGTCATCGAGATCCTGCAAGACGAACTCGGCTCGGTGGCCGGCAAGAAAATCGCCATTCTAGGTGTGGCGTATAAAGGGAACGTCGGCGATACGCGAATGAGTCCTGGCTTGAAGCTGGCTCGTGACTTGCAGGCAGTGGAATCAACTGAGGCTGACGCGGCAATTGTGGATGGTGGTTCGTCGGTTGATATTGCACTGCACGACCCGCATGTGACTGATTCAACGCTTGATCTCACTGACCTTGATGACGCTGTCAGTGATGCAGATGCAGTTGTGATCACCACTGATCACGATGAATTCGAACAACTCGACCCTCGGCAGATAGGCGATCTCATGAATTGGGATCTGGTCGTTGACACGAAAGCGATCCTTCCGGAAGCACGGTGGCAATCAGCAGACATGACCCTGCGACGTATCTAA
- a CDS encoding AGE family epimerase/isomerase, with protein MKNTIPESAETDDQDAERTESDDSVPRSSEPDNAAPDIDVTYDLEDICDRCLEWAAAQEYAGYDPYDGLNSPYLSAVSDNWLTRLIGIHTVNKSPINLRPLLNVPKERNPKGVALFAMAYLNRYRETGRDADKDTAEDLLRWLDRNRSPNYDDAAWGYNFDWQNARKFFLPEYYPSIVVTVFGGRAFLEYYTVTGVEWALETAKSAASFIRTHINQEQVNGFDVFTYTPYDSFVLINTNALAAGFFYRLGNHTTSTALSDRAEELFEFVIDAQASSGGWYYAMPATDSHLSHDNFHTGFVLESLYEYAMEQSDDHPAKRAYQKGMEFYQQNLFDENGAPRFEADQRYPYDAHAAAQAILTFVQRGSDRDWELAGDVCQWSLDNLFDSEGYFYRRIGRVLTDKTPYMRWSQAWMCYALSAFSLHSTKALSTAETE; from the coding sequence ATGAAGAACACCATCCCTGAGAGCGCTGAGACTGACGACCAGGACGCTGAACGAACGGAGTCTGACGATTCGGTTCCCCGTAGTTCGGAACCTGATAACGCGGCTCCCGATATCGACGTCACGTACGATTTAGAGGACATCTGCGATCGCTGTCTTGAGTGGGCTGCAGCGCAGGAGTATGCAGGCTATGACCCGTACGATGGCTTGAATAGTCCCTATCTCTCTGCCGTCTCAGACAACTGGTTAACACGGCTGATCGGAATCCATACGGTGAACAAATCTCCGATCAATCTCCGGCCGTTGCTCAACGTCCCGAAAGAGCGCAATCCAAAGGGAGTTGCTCTGTTTGCGATGGCGTATTTGAACCGGTACCGCGAGACTGGCCGGGATGCTGACAAAGACACAGCAGAAGACCTTCTTCGCTGGCTCGATCGAAATCGCTCTCCGAATTATGACGACGCCGCATGGGGGTACAACTTTGACTGGCAGAACGCGCGGAAGTTCTTTCTGCCGGAATATTATCCCTCCATTGTCGTCACCGTTTTCGGCGGTCGGGCGTTCCTCGAGTACTACACCGTGACTGGTGTAGAGTGGGCACTTGAGACGGCAAAATCAGCGGCGTCGTTCATCCGCACCCACATTAACCAAGAGCAGGTCAATGGCTTCGACGTATTCACCTACACGCCCTACGATTCGTTCGTCTTGATAAACACGAACGCTCTCGCTGCAGGTTTCTTCTATCGGCTTGGGAACCATACAACTTCGACAGCGTTGTCAGATCGAGCGGAAGAACTCTTCGAGTTTGTTATCGATGCTCAAGCGAGCAGTGGCGGATGGTACTACGCGATGCCTGCTACGGACTCGCATTTGAGCCACGACAACTTCCACACTGGATTCGTTTTGGAGAGCCTCTACGAATATGCGATGGAGCAGTCCGACGATCATCCTGCGAAACGGGCCTATCAGAAAGGCATGGAGTTCTACCAGCAAAACCTGTTTGATGAGAACGGCGCACCTCGCTTTGAAGCCGATCAACGTTACCCCTATGACGCCCACGCCGCTGCTCAAGCAATACTCACCTTCGTCCAACGAGGGTCCGACCGGGACTGGGAGCTTGCGGGCGACGTTTGCCAATGGTCGCTCGATAATCTCTTTGATTCAGAAGGATACTTCTACCGGCGAATCGGGCGTGTCCTTACCGACAAAACACCGTACATGCGGTGGAGTCAAGCTTGGATGTGCTATGCGCTTTCAGCATTTAGTCTCCATAGCACAAAGGCTCTCTCGACTGCTGAAACTGAGTAA